In Leptospira stimsonii, the following proteins share a genomic window:
- a CDS encoding PLDc N-terminal domain-containing protein — MEQTVIGGPGFFALLFNFYGYYFPFILYTLLAPIALADLVKRADVDPKTGSIWTGAILLVPIVGAGAYLIAGGSKVPNWLKNSLVYGGVGFLALIVLITSVAKF; from the coding sequence ATGGAACAAACTGTCATCGGCGGCCCCGGCTTCTTCGCTTTACTCTTCAACTTTTACGGATATTACTTTCCGTTTATACTTTACACTTTGCTTGCGCCCATCGCGCTTGCAGACCTCGTCAAAAGAGCGGACGTGGATCCGAAAACGGGCTCCATCTGGACGGGCGCGATTCTTCTTGTTCCGATCGTTGGAGCGGGAGCGTATTTGATTGCGGGCGGATCCAAGGTTCCGAATTGGCTGAAAAATTCCCTCGTTTACGGGGGAGTGGGGTTTTTGGCGTTGATCGTTTTGATCACATCGGTTGCCAAATTCTAA
- a CDS encoding right-handed parallel beta-helix repeat-containing protein, giving the protein MKKPGFEIKKVLSLFILLLVGVLFGIFVSACSGEKKDEIEGFAHVLMIDNSFSPPMQRIPVGGIVEFVNSGNNPHNAIAVDKNWSTEKTFGNIAMPRGTKTKVTFPKEGVFAYFCSFHATPDGKSGMVGDVVVGDVPYNPAAKAGKSWKNVDKFSGTIRKVPSQYPTIQNAVDAAAPGDLVLISDGVYFEEITVTTPSITIRGTNRNKVIIDGQFQRGNGIMVVAADGVVIENMTARNATLNGFYWTGVKGFRGSYLTAHNNGDYGIYAFDSMNGVIEHSYASGSPDSGIYIGQCYPCKAILYDVVSEHNALGYSGTNSGGELYLISSVWKNNIVGLAPNTLDRELLPPERETTIIGNLVYNNNNPKAPIAALEYPSFGNGILIAGGLSNIIRKNVVVDHQNNGIVILPNLDEKFWISHNNVVTDNIVYNSGRADLALVGPMSTGNCFSGNEYRTELPAFLEKWNGCNSFIRLPMGGDLSMMLGALGLMVQASGGRFPSGNYKEQPIPGPQLNLPGGSSAPVKPALTAFEDFNLDVDKIQLPKEAEEILKSVPRKPAPTTGAITLVKPVSLFPFFYHWLGFLLPFAIYICWTSMSLFDLKDRSDLDEKKKLSWIVAITLVPILSSAIYLLGGGNKYPTWFKRTLVWGGIVAFFLLLLYTGISLMNGVGTKTIS; this is encoded by the coding sequence ATGAAAAAACCAGGTTTCGAAATCAAAAAAGTTCTCTCTCTCTTCATTCTCCTTCTTGTAGGAGTTCTGTTTGGGATTTTCGTTTCGGCTTGTTCCGGCGAGAAAAAGGATGAGATCGAGGGTTTCGCTCATGTTCTTATGATCGATAACTCCTTTTCTCCTCCTATGCAGAGAATTCCTGTCGGAGGAATCGTTGAGTTCGTGAACTCGGGAAACAATCCGCACAACGCGATCGCAGTGGATAAGAATTGGTCCACGGAAAAAACCTTCGGCAATATCGCTATGCCTAGAGGAACAAAAACAAAAGTAACCTTTCCCAAGGAAGGTGTGTTTGCCTACTTCTGTTCTTTTCACGCAACCCCGGATGGGAAGAGCGGAATGGTCGGAGACGTTGTCGTCGGTGATGTTCCTTACAATCCCGCGGCAAAAGCGGGAAAATCCTGGAAGAATGTGGACAAGTTTTCGGGAACAATCCGTAAGGTGCCTTCTCAATATCCAACGATCCAAAATGCTGTGGACGCCGCGGCTCCCGGTGATCTCGTTTTGATCAGCGATGGAGTTTATTTTGAAGAAATCACCGTGACGACTCCTTCGATCACGATCCGCGGAACCAATCGAAACAAAGTGATTATCGACGGTCAGTTTCAGAGAGGAAACGGTATCATGGTGGTCGCGGCGGACGGGGTCGTGATCGAAAACATGACCGCAAGAAATGCAACCCTGAACGGTTTCTATTGGACCGGTGTAAAAGGTTTTCGCGGTTCTTACCTGACCGCGCATAACAACGGAGACTATGGAATCTACGCGTTTGATTCCATGAATGGAGTCATCGAACACAGTTACGCTTCCGGTTCTCCCGATTCCGGAATTTATATCGGACAGTGTTATCCTTGTAAGGCGATTCTCTACGACGTCGTTTCGGAACACAACGCTCTCGGTTATTCCGGAACCAACTCGGGTGGGGAGCTTTATCTTATCAGTTCCGTCTGGAAGAATAATATCGTCGGTCTCGCTCCAAATACTCTGGATCGCGAGCTCCTTCCGCCGGAAAGAGAAACAACGATCATCGGAAATCTTGTTTATAACAACAATAACCCGAAAGCCCCGATCGCGGCTCTGGAATATCCGTCCTTTGGAAATGGAATTCTAATCGCGGGCGGTCTTTCGAATATCATTCGTAAGAACGTCGTTGTCGATCACCAAAATAATGGAATCGTAATTCTTCCGAATCTGGACGAGAAATTTTGGATTTCGCATAACAACGTTGTGACGGATAATATCGTTTACAATTCCGGAAGAGCGGACTTGGCACTTGTCGGACCGATGAGCACCGGAAATTGTTTTTCGGGCAACGAATATAGAACGGAACTTCCGGCTTTCTTGGAAAAATGGAACGGTTGTAATTCGTTTATTCGTCTTCCGATGGGCGGGGATCTTTCCATGATGCTCGGAGCTCTCGGTTTGATGGTCCAGGCTTCCGGAGGAAGATTCCCTTCGGGAAATTACAAGGAACAACCGATTCCGGGACCTCAGCTCAATCTACCCGGTGGAAGTTCAGCTCCCGTAAAACCGGCTTTGACAGCATTCGAAGATTTCAATCTGGATGTGGATAAAATTCAACTTCCAAAAGAAGCCGAGGAAATCCTAAAATCGGTTCCGAGAAAACCGGCTCCTACCACCGGTGCGATCACCCTTGTAAAACCGGTGAGCCTCTTTCCATTCTTCTATCATTGGCTGGGATTTTTACTCCCGTTCGCGATTTATATCTGTTGGACTTCGATGTCTCTTTTCGATCTGAAAGATCGTTCCGATCTGGATGAAAAGAAAAAACTTTCTTGGATCGTTGCCATTACTCTGGTTCCGATCTTAAGTTCAGCGATCTATCTCCTCGGAGGAGGAAACAAATACCCGACTTGGTTCAAAAGGACCTTGGTTTGGGGAGGAATCGTCGCGTTCTTCTTATTACTTCTCTACACGGGAATCTCTTTGATGAACGGTGTGGGAACGAAAACAATTAGTTAA
- a CDS encoding sensor histidine kinase — MSLTSNIQELFRVHSPNSTHPNAWKRNIIHILLIVSSIFGLIVYIPSVYLAAKQGLGEVVIVDTLALLLIWFLLLLPNRYYKSKSYFLLALVSLMAALLYTKIGLAGAGILWFFLIPVFCGIFLNPTLAFWGWVISTFAVFGGALLAHYRIWIGNETPFQILVVGANFSFLCGIITFSVIAILRGLALSIRKQKQLILLHRKTNTELQNEIAIRLEAEAKLTESLNDKETLFREIQHRVKNNTQLILSMMALEQEKTKSEPAKKAISSAMNRIHSMAMVQDYLFFKDSYKVIHAKDYLNSLVRHLFLSYGPSDGRIQSTCEIEEIYLPMEKAIPCGLIINELLSNSFKHAFPESAKGTVSVIFQKSHSGFLTLEVADNGVGNASEEKISSESSSLGMSLIEALCQQLRGELEVEKKNGFLVRVRFFP; from the coding sequence ATGAGCCTAACTTCCAACATTCAAGAATTATTTCGAGTTCATTCTCCCAATTCTACGCACCCGAACGCTTGGAAACGAAATATCATTCACATTCTTCTGATCGTATCTTCGATATTCGGACTGATCGTCTACATCCCGAGCGTTTATCTTGCGGCAAAACAAGGCTTGGGAGAAGTCGTGATCGTCGACACGCTCGCGCTCCTTTTGATTTGGTTTCTCCTTTTACTTCCGAACCGTTATTATAAATCCAAGTCCTACTTTCTTCTCGCGCTCGTTTCCCTGATGGCCGCTCTGCTTTATACGAAGATCGGACTTGCCGGCGCGGGAATTCTTTGGTTCTTTTTGATTCCTGTTTTTTGCGGAATCTTTCTCAATCCGACTCTTGCATTTTGGGGATGGGTGATTTCTACGTTTGCGGTTTTCGGAGGAGCTCTTCTCGCTCATTATAGAATCTGGATCGGAAACGAAACTCCGTTTCAGATTTTGGTCGTAGGCGCTAACTTTTCCTTTCTTTGCGGAATTATCACTTTTTCCGTGATCGCAATTCTAAGAGGACTTGCGCTGAGTATTCGAAAACAAAAACAACTCATTCTACTTCATAGAAAAACGAACACGGAACTTCAAAACGAAATCGCGATTCGATTGGAAGCCGAAGCGAAATTAACGGAGTCTCTGAACGACAAAGAAACTCTTTTCCGAGAGATTCAACATCGAGTCAAAAACAATACTCAGCTGATTCTTTCGATGATGGCTTTGGAGCAAGAGAAAACAAAATCGGAACCGGCCAAAAAAGCGATCTCTTCGGCGATGAATCGAATTCATTCCATGGCAATGGTTCAGGATTATCTTTTTTTTAAGGACTCGTATAAGGTCATACACGCAAAAGACTATCTCAATTCTTTGGTTCGTCATCTGTTTCTTTCCTACGGTCCGAGCGATGGAAGAATTCAATCCACTTGTGAAATTGAGGAAATCTATCTTCCGATGGAAAAAGCGATACCTTGCGGACTGATTATCAACGAACTTTTATCCAATTCGTTTAAACACGCGTTTCCGGAAAGTGCAAAAGGTACAGTTTCCGTAATATTCCAAAAATCGCATTCCGGATTTTTGACTCTGGAAGTGGCGGACAATGGAGTCGGAAACGCTTCCGAGGAAAAGATATCCTCCGAAAGTTCTTCTCTCGGAATGAGTCTCATCGAAGCGCTTTGTCAACAACTCCGGGGAGAATTGGAAGTGGAAAAGAAGAACGGTTTTCTTGTAAGAGTTCGTTTTTTTCCCTAA
- a CDS encoding LIC_11321 family protein, producing the protein MNVWKLVLILIFVSGLLFAKEEKKKSEKGADPTNKTPVSGCCRIKTVGGGYDYFVATEEECASHKQFHSFLKERTLCFESFPE; encoded by the coding sequence ATGAATGTATGGAAGTTGGTTTTAATACTTATTTTTGTCTCCGGTCTTTTGTTCGCGAAGGAAGAAAAAAAGAAATCGGAGAAGGGTGCGGATCCTACGAACAAAACTCCGGTATCAGGTTGTTGTAGAATCAAAACGGTCGGAGGCGGTTACGACTATTTTGTCGCAACGGAAGAAGAATGTGCTTCTCACAAGCAGTTTCATTCTTTTCTAAAAGAAAGGACTCTTTGTTTTGAGTCGTTTCCCGAGTAG
- a CDS encoding LA_0442/LA_0875 N-terminal domain-containing protein → MRKLKNVTLYLILLLFPSLIFGETILFKTGERTYATVIDQDSNSVTIIRDGKREKIGKSKILKIIFKEIKDEQEIARIFEAEKKKFNKEGIKSEKEEQLDTLYLEQMIKENSYKIVQKRLALMEKYLEERDGDWESYISAKRNPWEPVWKSAILPGWGHSFMRQGAWSSTYSTLFFVSLVAYFGLDAAEKERTKAYDKKIEKILEQQFTSSLVSSSSLPTGILEQYYQINTFKNLNSLNSIRSDESAYKHAKHSAAIVAVGIYLIQLTHSYFSGKTWAQNNVLQTPTGETVSEGFGIRGNPLVSKDLSSGTRSIDVGGQILYSMFY, encoded by the coding sequence ATGCGAAAGCTAAAAAACGTCACTCTCTATTTGATTCTTCTTCTTTTTCCTTCCTTGATTTTTGGAGAAACGATCCTCTTTAAAACTGGGGAAAGAACATACGCGACCGTGATCGATCAGGATTCAAACTCGGTTACGATCATTCGAGACGGAAAGAGAGAAAAAATCGGAAAATCAAAAATTCTTAAAATCATCTTTAAGGAAATCAAGGACGAACAGGAAATCGCGAGAATCTTCGAAGCAGAGAAGAAAAAGTTCAACAAAGAAGGAATAAAAAGCGAGAAGGAAGAGCAACTCGATACCCTCTATCTCGAGCAGATGATCAAAGAAAACAGTTATAAGATCGTTCAAAAACGTCTGGCGCTGATGGAAAAGTATTTAGAAGAACGAGACGGTGATTGGGAATCGTATATTTCCGCCAAAAGAAATCCTTGGGAACCTGTCTGGAAATCGGCGATACTTCCGGGTTGGGGTCACAGTTTTATGAGACAAGGAGCTTGGAGTTCAACGTATTCCACACTCTTCTTCGTTTCCTTGGTCGCCTATTTCGGGTTAGACGCCGCCGAAAAAGAAAGAACAAAAGCCTACGATAAGAAGATCGAAAAGATTTTGGAACAACAGTTTACGAGTAGCCTCGTTTCCAGCTCGAGCCTTCCTACGGGAATTTTGGAGCAATACTATCAAATCAATACATTCAAAAATTTGAATTCACTGAATTCGATTCGTTCGGACGAATCGGCTTACAAACACGCCAAACATTCCGCGGCGATCGTTGCCGTGGGGATTTATCTGATCCAATTGACCCATTCGTATTTTTCCGGAAAAACCTGGGCTCAGAACAACGTCCTTCAAACTCCTACGGGAGAAACCGTTTCCGAAGGGTTCGGAATTCGCGGAAATCCATTGGTCAGCAAGGATCTCTCCAGCGGAACTCGAAGTATCGACGTGGGTGGACAAATTCTTTATTCCATGTTTTACTGA
- a CDS encoding cysteine synthase A has translation MNVKKDFSNAVGNTPLILLRSFSEETGCNIYGKAEFLNPGGSVKDRAALFIVEDAEKKGLLKPGGTVVEGTAGNTGIGLTHICNSKGYKTLIVIPDTQSQEKIDLLRTLGAEVRTVPAVPYKDPNNYVKVSGRIAEELGNAVWANQFDNVANRNAHYATTGPEIWEQTDGKVDAWITSLGTGGTFAGVSLFLKEKNSKIKTIVADPYGSGIYNFVKKGEVLAEGSSFTEGIGNGRITENMKGAPMDDAIRVTDEECLKVVYQLLHKDGLFLGGSSGINVGAAVKLAKELGPGHNIVTILCDSGARYQSRIFNEEWLSSKGHSIPK, from the coding sequence ATGAACGTTAAAAAAGATTTTTCAAACGCGGTGGGAAATACGCCGCTGATTCTACTTCGCAGTTTTAGCGAAGAAACGGGATGTAATATCTACGGGAAGGCCGAATTCTTAAATCCTGGGGGTTCCGTAAAAGACCGAGCCGCTCTTTTTATCGTGGAAGACGCGGAGAAAAAAGGACTTTTGAAACCCGGGGGAACCGTCGTAGAAGGAACTGCCGGAAACACCGGAATCGGTTTGACTCATATCTGTAATTCCAAGGGATACAAAACCCTGATCGTGATTCCGGATACACAATCCCAGGAAAAAATCGATCTCTTAAGAACGCTTGGTGCGGAAGTAAGAACGGTTCCCGCAGTTCCTTATAAAGATCCTAACAATTACGTGAAGGTTTCCGGGAGAATCGCGGAAGAACTCGGGAATGCCGTCTGGGCGAATCAGTTCGACAACGTCGCCAATCGAAATGCTCATTATGCGACTACCGGACCGGAAATCTGGGAACAAACCGACGGTAAAGTAGATGCTTGGATCACCTCTCTCGGAACGGGTGGAACGTTTGCGGGTGTTTCCCTTTTCTTGAAGGAAAAAAATTCTAAGATCAAAACCATCGTCGCGGATCCGTACGGTTCCGGGATTTATAATTTCGTAAAAAAAGGAGAAGTTCTCGCTGAAGGAAGCTCCTTCACGGAAGGAATCGGGAACGGAAGAATCACCGAAAATATGAAAGGTGCACCGATGGACGACGCGATCCGGGTGACGGATGAAGAATGTCTAAAAGTCGTTTATCAACTTCTGCACAAAGATGGTTTGTTTTTGGGCGGATCCTCGGGGATCAACGTGGGCGCGGCCGTCAAATTGGCGAAGGAGCTCGGCCCTGGTCACAATATCGTCACGATCCTCTGCGATTCCGGTGCTCGCTATCAATCTCGAATTTTCAATGAAGAATGGTTATCGTCCAAAGGACATTCTATTCCGAAATGA
- a CDS encoding class I fructose-bisphosphate aldolase, with the protein MIDKIKAALGGEADSLLNHTCKTIPKESLSLPGANYVDEILSKSDRNNTVLRNYQAILNTGRLSGTGYTSILPVDQGIEHSAGASFAKNPAYFDPENIVKLAIEGGCNAVASTLGVLGLVSRKYAHKIPFIVKINHNELLSYPNKFDQILFANVEQAFDMGAVAVGATIYFGSDESSRQIQEITEAFHRAHELGMVTILWAYLRNDAFKPDKIDYHLATDLTGQANHLAATIQADIVKQKLPEVYAGGFRDLKFGKKDDRMYTTLTADNPIDMARYQVANCYMGKIGLINSGGASGENDLGDAVKAAVVNKRAGGMGMISGRKAFQKPMKDGVALLNAIQDVYLAKEVTIA; encoded by the coding sequence ATGATTGATAAAATCAAAGCCGCCCTGGGCGGAGAAGCGGATTCTCTTTTAAACCATACCTGTAAGACGATTCCAAAAGAATCTTTGAGCCTCCCCGGAGCCAACTACGTAGACGAGATTCTGTCCAAGAGTGACAGAAACAATACCGTTCTTAGAAACTATCAGGCCATCTTAAACACAGGAAGATTGTCCGGTACCGGTTATACTTCCATTCTTCCCGTTGACCAAGGAATCGAACACAGCGCGGGTGCTTCCTTCGCTAAAAACCCTGCCTACTTTGATCCGGAGAATATCGTAAAACTCGCGATCGAAGGCGGTTGCAACGCGGTCGCTTCCACTTTGGGAGTGTTGGGTCTGGTTTCCAGAAAATACGCTCACAAGATTCCGTTTATCGTAAAGATCAATCACAATGAACTTCTCTCGTATCCGAATAAATTCGATCAGATTCTTTTTGCGAACGTGGAACAGGCTTTTGATATGGGCGCGGTTGCGGTCGGAGCGACGATCTATTTTGGATCCGATGAATCTTCCCGTCAAATTCAGGAAATCACCGAAGCATTCCACAGAGCTCACGAACTCGGAATGGTGACGATCCTTTGGGCTTACTTGAGAAACGACGCGTTCAAACCCGACAAAATCGACTATCATTTAGCGACCGATCTTACCGGTCAGGCAAACCATTTGGCGGCGACAATCCAAGCGGACATCGTAAAACAAAAACTTCCCGAAGTTTACGCGGGCGGTTTTAGAGATCTGAAGTTCGGTAAAAAAGACGACAGAATGTACACAACTCTTACCGCCGATAACCCGATCGATATGGCGCGCTACCAAGTCGCGAACTGTTATATGGGAAAAATCGGTCTGATCAATTCCGGAGGAGCTTCCGGAGAAAACGACCTCGGAGACGCGGTAAAAGCCGCCGTCGTCAACAAAAGAGCGGGGGGAATGGGAATGATTTCCGGAAGAAAGGCTTTCCAGAAACCTATGAAAGACGGGGTCGCACTTTTAAACGCGATCCAAGACGTTTATCTCGCGAAAGAAGTAACGATCGCTTAA
- a CDS encoding ATP-binding response regulator, giving the protein MNPNDPISAPSILIVDDEWLIAFNLQVSLQKLGYSIAGTARTADEALELAERTKPDLILMDIRIEGELDGIQAAERIQKKMDVPVIFMTAFADEETFNRAVDRASMFGYISKPFQPTALKNSIEIALKQQQRFGKAREEGKEARDVIQNISEGAISLDRDGKILFMNRTAESLTGWLLSDVQGESGEKVLSLSTDEGVNIRTGVGSVKPSHLKYIPSLLTRKNGTRIQVAFRVSPVRDEEGSIAGSIITLSELATLTVSEKEISEMEKVIQSERRLDSIQKLAAGLAHEINNPLMGIINYGHIIRNHKGGDADTKNYARLVIEQGERIASIIRNLVLFSRQDAEQPISTNVRKLVSSVEGMISEMLKSHEIQLEIEIPQDLEVQLRPNQIREVLYNILYYYTENQKKAKIQMKATLDGTETAQLKILVSGKLNINVDEESRFEPFENFRSNDARIGMGLSVCYGILQANRGQLLLKKTGAGWDFIIQIPV; this is encoded by the coding sequence ATGAATCCAAATGACCCCATTTCCGCCCCTTCGATCCTGATTGTGGATGACGAATGGCTCATCGCCTTCAATCTTCAAGTCTCTCTCCAAAAATTGGGTTATAGCATCGCCGGAACGGCAAGAACCGCGGACGAGGCCCTCGAACTCGCCGAACGCACAAAGCCCGATTTGATTTTGATGGATATTCGAATCGAAGGAGAATTGGACGGAATTCAAGCGGCGGAAAGAATTCAGAAAAAGATGGACGTTCCCGTCATCTTTATGACCGCCTTTGCGGATGAAGAAACCTTCAATCGGGCGGTCGATCGGGCTTCGATGTTCGGTTATATTTCCAAACCCTTTCAACCCACGGCTCTCAAAAATTCGATCGAGATTGCGCTCAAACAACAACAGAGATTCGGAAAGGCGAGGGAAGAAGGAAAGGAAGCTCGTGATGTAATTCAAAACATCAGCGAAGGTGCGATTTCTTTGGATCGAGACGGTAAAATTCTTTTTATGAACCGTACTGCGGAATCGCTCACCGGCTGGCTTCTTTCCGATGTGCAAGGAGAATCCGGCGAGAAAGTCTTGAGTCTTTCCACCGACGAAGGCGTGAACATTCGAACCGGAGTCGGTTCTGTAAAACCCAGTCATCTCAAATACATTCCTTCTCTTCTCACGCGCAAGAATGGAACTCGGATTCAAGTCGCGTTTCGGGTTTCCCCGGTTCGAGATGAAGAAGGAAGTATCGCAGGTTCCATCATCACACTTTCCGAACTTGCGACTCTCACCGTTTCTGAGAAAGAAATTTCAGAAATGGAAAAGGTCATCCAATCGGAAAGAAGACTCGATTCCATCCAAAAGCTCGCGGCGGGTCTCGCGCACGAAATCAACAATCCTCTCATGGGAATCATCAATTACGGTCATATCATCCGAAATCATAAGGGCGGGGACGCGGATACAAAAAACTACGCGAGACTCGTCATAGAACAAGGGGAACGAATCGCTTCCATCATTCGGAATCTCGTTTTGTTTTCCAGACAGGACGCAGAACAACCGATCAGCACGAACGTAAGAAAGCTTGTGAGTTCCGTGGAAGGGATGATCTCCGAGATGTTGAAATCACATGAGATCCAACTGGAGATCGAAATTCCGCAAGACCTGGAAGTTCAACTCCGTCCCAATCAGATCCGAGAAGTTCTCTACAACATTCTCTACTATTATACGGAGAATCAGAAAAAGGCAAAGATTCAGATGAAGGCTACGTTAGACGGAACCGAAACGGCCCAATTGAAGATTCTCGTTTCCGGGAAACTCAATATCAACGTGGATGAAGAAAGCCGTTTTGAACCGTTCGAAAATTTTCGTTCGAATGATGCTCGGATTGGAATGGGGCTTTCGGTCTGTTACGGAATTCTTCAGGCCAATCGAGGACAACTCCTCCTCAAAAAGACCGGAGCCGGTTGGGATTTTATCATCCAAATCCCGGTCTGA
- a CDS encoding CBS domain-containing protein, whose product MYVKQILAKKDRKLLSVDPDSSVMDAVKFMTKYDIGSVMILGEGKLKGIFTERDVLHLSAELGLDFFKKSVSEVMSTTLTTMSPEDDVDELLSIMLKKRIRHMPILEDGLLIGIISIGDAVKAKIEKTEEENKNLKQYMYNENGFI is encoded by the coding sequence ATGTACGTAAAACAGATCCTTGCAAAAAAAGACAGAAAACTCCTTTCCGTAGATCCGGATTCTTCGGTTATGGATGCGGTCAAATTTATGACCAAATACGATATCGGCTCGGTAATGATTCTGGGAGAAGGCAAACTGAAGGGCATTTTTACGGAAAGAGACGTCCTTCATCTTTCCGCAGAACTCGGATTGGATTTTTTTAAAAAATCCGTTTCCGAGGTAATGTCGACTACACTCACCACCATGTCTCCGGAAGACGACGTGGACGAACTGCTATCGATCATGCTCAAAAAAAGAATCCGGCACATGCCTATTTTAGAAGACGGACTTTTGATCGGAATCATTTCGATCGGCGACGCGGTGAAAGCCAAGATCGAAAAAACCGAAGAAGAAAATAAGAATCTAAAACAATATATGTACAACGAAAACGGGTTTATCTGA